The following proteins are encoded in a genomic region of Neomicrococcus aestuarii:
- a CDS encoding alpha/beta hydrolase, whose product MSENTQYAAGNLGEDLIVQWSKPEEERAGTPLLVMFHGYGSNEADLIGLAPHLPEEFTIASLRAPMREGMGYKWFSLVHTPDYSFDQVKNSVNLALKWLDEVKANHSKIVLFGFSMGMAMATSLLRHRPDEYEAVIGCSGFAIDAHGDDFFNDAAVAERKPPMFWGRDQQDPVITQDKVEYTNEWSRAHVDLTKINYSNMMHSISAQEIAHINEYLRVKVLSA is encoded by the coding sequence ATGTCTGAAAACACGCAATACGCTGCCGGAAACCTCGGCGAAGATCTTATTGTCCAGTGGTCCAAGCCCGAAGAAGAGCGCGCTGGCACCCCACTGCTGGTGATGTTCCACGGCTACGGCTCCAACGAAGCTGATCTCATTGGCCTGGCACCACACTTGCCCGAAGAATTCACGATCGCATCCTTGCGTGCCCCCATGCGCGAAGGCATGGGTTACAAGTGGTTCAGCCTGGTGCACACCCCGGACTACTCGTTTGATCAGGTCAAGAACTCCGTGAACCTCGCACTGAAGTGGCTCGATGAGGTCAAGGCGAATCACTCCAAGATTGTGCTCTTCGGCTTCTCGATGGGTATGGCAATGGCCACCTCGCTCCTGCGCCACCGCCCAGACGAGTACGAAGCTGTTATCGGTTGCTCGGGCTTCGCCATTGACGCCCACGGCGACGACTTCTTCAATGACGCTGCCGTAGCCGAGCGCAAGCCGCCCATGTTCTGGGGCCGCGATCAGCAAGATCCAGTGATCACCCAGGACAAGGTGGAATACACCAACGAGTGGTCACGCGCTCACGTGGACCTGACCAAGATCAACTACTCCAACATGATGCACTCCATCTCCGCTCAGGAGATCGCGCACATCAACGAGTACCTGCGCGTGAAAGTACTCTCCGCGTAA
- a CDS encoding RNA-binding S4 domain-containing protein produces MSTSHPDDILIRDESIRLGQLLKLANLAEDGLEAKAFIEHGAVNVNGEVETRRGRQVRHGDVVELDGHAIRVVSEAQAN; encoded by the coding sequence ATGAGCACTTCTCACCCAGATGACATCCTTATTCGCGACGAATCCATTCGACTTGGGCAGTTGCTCAAGCTTGCTAACCTCGCCGAGGACGGTCTGGAAGCCAAAGCGTTCATCGAGCACGGTGCCGTCAATGTCAATGGCGAGGTTGAAACGCGCCGCGGCCGCCAAGTTCGCCACGGTGATGTGGTGGAACTCGACGGCCACGCAATTCGCGTTGTGTCTGAAGCGCAAGCCAACTAA
- a CDS encoding DMT family transporter, with protein MSKSLEETTGATSPRASRATSQGPSPALPLAFAAFAGALMPVQGLIVGRAGTHMGSVLWAAVVSLGTAFVLLLVTSLFTAKGRQAWARGVTIWKERTIPRYFLLAGVIGACYLMIMAAALDTIGLAIFAVCIVAMRTISSMVIDIKGFSPAGKQPLTRQRALSAALLLVGAVVASSGAGARAENSPMTWVVLVLSAIIGALLSVQQSMNGHAGKAYKSTTTVTAINNLVAVVTLLIIGVILALLHVPAAFAQQPPEWWHFLAGPLGILFVTTGITLVPILGSLLTGIGLVTGQLVGSLLLDYLVAPEHVQVTEVLGVAITVLAIIVASLPTQRFIKRR; from the coding sequence ATGAGTAAGAGTTTAGAAGAAACCACGGGCGCCACTTCGCCACGCGCCTCGCGAGCCACCTCGCAAGGCCCTTCGCCCGCGTTGCCGCTGGCGTTCGCCGCGTTCGCCGGTGCGCTCATGCCCGTGCAGGGACTCATTGTGGGCCGCGCCGGAACGCACATGGGAAGCGTGCTGTGGGCGGCAGTGGTATCGCTGGGTACGGCGTTCGTCCTGCTGCTGGTCACGTCGCTGTTTACCGCGAAGGGCCGGCAAGCCTGGGCGCGAGGCGTGACCATCTGGAAAGAACGCACCATCCCTCGCTACTTCCTGCTCGCCGGCGTGATCGGTGCGTGCTACCTCATGATCATGGCCGCCGCGCTGGACACCATTGGGCTGGCAATCTTCGCAGTCTGCATCGTCGCCATGCGCACCATTTCCTCCATGGTGATCGACATCAAAGGCTTCAGCCCCGCAGGAAAGCAGCCACTGACGAGGCAACGTGCGCTCAGCGCCGCGCTGCTACTAGTCGGGGCCGTCGTGGCTTCCTCCGGTGCCGGCGCCCGCGCCGAAAACTCACCCATGACCTGGGTGGTGCTGGTGCTCTCGGCCATTATTGGCGCGCTTCTTTCCGTGCAGCAGTCCATGAACGGCCACGCTGGTAAAGCGTACAAATCCACCACCACCGTCACCGCCATCAACAACCTCGTGGCCGTCGTGACACTTTTGATTATTGGAGTGATCCTCGCACTTCTTCACGTGCCCGCCGCCTTTGCGCAGCAACCGCCAGAGTGGTGGCACTTCCTCGCCGGCCCGCTGGGAATCCTGTTTGTCACCACCGGTATCACCCTGGTCCCGATCCTGGGTTCCTTGCTGACCGGAATCGGCTTGGTCACCGGACAGCTGGTGGGATCGCTGCTCCTCGATTACCTCGTAGCGCCCGAACACGTGCAAGTCACCGAAGTGCTGGGAGTGGCAATCACCGTGCTCGCGATCATCGTGGCATCATTGCCCACGCAGCGCTTTATTAAGCGCCGCTAA
- a CDS encoding DMT family transporter, with translation MTTAAQERSIPTPLGLLLATVAGIAMPAQGRVNGALAAELGSGTLAALVSFTVGLVIVGLGVLIFPKSRSSIKQLPTFLNEKRFPWWYMLAGVIGAYFVLGQGLTITLLGVALFTVANVAGQTISGLFTDAIGFGPGGKRPITGIRFIGSFLAIVGVLWAVWPKIAVQGASGDWLLPVLFPLSAGLLFAFQQAMNGTQTRYYRTPLPATFFNFAAGTLALGVVVLITSFGNPLPGHFPTEWWMYLGGAFGNVFIATGAILVRHMGVLLTGLGLVAGQLLGSLALDLFAPVPGSVVDANTLWGTALTLVAVMIASIPSSARMPWEKR, from the coding sequence GTGACCACTGCAGCTCAAGAGCGTTCCATTCCTACCCCGCTAGGACTTCTGCTCGCCACAGTGGCAGGTATCGCGATGCCCGCTCAGGGCCGCGTCAACGGCGCCCTTGCCGCAGAGCTCGGTAGCGGCACGCTCGCGGCGCTCGTCAGTTTTACGGTAGGTCTGGTGATCGTGGGCCTCGGCGTCCTCATCTTTCCCAAGAGCCGCTCTTCCATCAAGCAGCTGCCCACGTTCCTCAATGAAAAGCGCTTCCCTTGGTGGTACATGCTCGCCGGTGTCATCGGCGCCTACTTTGTGTTGGGTCAGGGCCTGACCATCACGCTTTTGGGAGTCGCGCTCTTTACGGTGGCGAACGTAGCGGGTCAAACCATCTCCGGGCTTTTCACGGACGCGATCGGCTTCGGCCCCGGCGGGAAACGCCCCATCACGGGCATCCGGTTCATTGGTTCATTTCTGGCGATCGTGGGCGTGCTCTGGGCAGTCTGGCCGAAAATCGCGGTGCAAGGAGCCAGCGGTGACTGGCTGCTCCCGGTGCTTTTCCCGCTCTCCGCAGGTCTGCTCTTCGCCTTCCAGCAAGCCATGAACGGCACCCAAACGCGCTACTACCGCACGCCGTTACCAGCTACCTTCTTCAACTTTGCCGCAGGAACGCTAGCGCTCGGCGTCGTAGTTCTCATCACGTCCTTCGGCAATCCGCTACCGGGCCACTTCCCAACTGAGTGGTGGATGTACCTCGGCGGCGCCTTCGGAAACGTATTCATCGCCACGGGCGCTATCCTGGTCCGCCACATGGGCGTGCTGCTCACTGGCTTGGGACTCGTCGCCGGCCAGCTGCTAGGCAGCCTAGCCCTGGACTTGTTCGCGCCCGTCCCCGGATCCGTCGTAGATGCGAATACTTTGTGGGGGACCGCCCTCACGCTCGTGGCCGTGATGATCGCCAGTATTCCGTCCAGCGCGCGCATGCCGTGGGAGAAACGCTAG
- a CDS encoding glycine--tRNA ligase — translation MAPQSTLDLVISLAKRRGFVFQAGEIYGGSRSAWDYGPLGTELKENIKREWWQNFVRGREDMVGLDSSIILPKAVWEASGHVATFTDPLVECTNCHKRHRQDHLMEAFEAKKKRPATGMEEIVCPDCGTRGEWTEPQLFSGLMKTYLGPVDNESGLHYMRPETAQGIFVNFNNVLTVSRKKPPFGIGQIGKSFRNEITPGNFIFRTREFEQMEIEFFTAPTEADEWFKRWVEDCWNWFIDLGINPENMRRFDVPEDERAHYSAGTIDFEYRFGFSGNEWGELMGVANRTDYDLSSHSKASGTDLAFFDQTSGERYTPFVIEPSFGLTRSMMAFLVDAYTEDEAPNAKGGVDKRTVLKLDPRLAPVKAAVLPLSRNEDLSPKAKDLAAQLRKQWNVDYDDAGAIGRRYRRQDEIGTPFCITVDFDTLEDQAVTIRERDTMTQERVSLDQVTSYLAARLVGGQK, via the coding sequence ATGGCACCTCAGTCCACCCTCGACCTGGTTATCTCGCTGGCGAAGCGCCGCGGATTCGTCTTCCAGGCCGGTGAGATCTACGGTGGTTCCCGCTCCGCCTGGGACTACGGACCACTCGGTACCGAACTCAAAGAGAACATCAAGCGCGAATGGTGGCAGAACTTTGTCCGCGGACGCGAAGACATGGTGGGCCTAGACTCCTCCATCATCTTGCCAAAGGCCGTCTGGGAAGCCTCCGGACACGTCGCCACCTTCACGGACCCACTCGTGGAATGCACCAACTGCCACAAGCGTCACCGCCAAGATCACCTCATGGAGGCGTTCGAGGCCAAGAAGAAGCGCCCAGCCACGGGCATGGAAGAAATCGTCTGCCCAGACTGTGGCACGCGCGGCGAATGGACCGAACCACAGCTGTTCTCCGGCCTCATGAAGACCTACCTCGGCCCCGTGGACAACGAATCCGGCCTGCACTACATGCGCCCGGAAACCGCCCAGGGCATCTTCGTGAACTTCAACAACGTCCTTACGGTCTCCCGTAAGAAGCCGCCGTTCGGCATCGGCCAGATCGGTAAGTCCTTCCGTAACGAGATCACACCCGGAAACTTCATCTTCCGCACGCGCGAGTTCGAACAGATGGAAATCGAGTTCTTCACCGCTCCTACCGAAGCTGACGAGTGGTTCAAGCGTTGGGTTGAGGACTGCTGGAACTGGTTCATCGACTTGGGCATTAACCCAGAGAACATGCGCCGCTTCGACGTCCCTGAGGACGAGCGCGCGCACTACTCCGCCGGCACCATCGACTTCGAGTACCGCTTTGGCTTCTCCGGAAACGAGTGGGGCGAGCTCATGGGCGTTGCCAACCGCACCGACTATGACCTTTCCAGCCACTCGAAGGCTTCCGGCACGGACCTCGCGTTCTTCGACCAGACCTCGGGCGAGCGCTACACCCCGTTCGTGATCGAGCCGTCCTTCGGCTTGACCCGCTCCATGATGGCGTTCCTCGTGGACGCTTACACCGAGGACGAGGCTCCGAACGCGAAGGGCGGCGTGGACAAGCGCACCGTCTTGAAGTTGGATCCGCGTTTGGCTCCCGTGAAGGCTGCGGTTTTGCCGTTGTCCCGTAACGAGGATTTGTCCCCGAAGGCGAAGGATTTGGCGGCCCAGTTGCGTAAGCAGTGGAACGTTGATTACGACGACGCTGGCGCGATCGGCCGCCGTTACCGCCGCCAAGATGAAATTGGTACGCCATTCTGCATCACCGTTGACTTCGACACCCTCGAAGATCAGGCAGTGACCATTCGCGAGCGTGACACCATGACCCAAGAGCGCGTGTCCTTGGATCAGGTGACGTCCTATCTCGCGGCACGCTTGGTAGGTGGCCAGAAGTAG
- a CDS encoding GNAT family N-acetyltransferase, with protein MDSATLPEGFTIRPWEDGDDLRLLEVWGDPTSPQAHEDRTMLRANSNEPWARTLVVEDQGIPVAAGTIYASSLHPDRNWVYVEVAREHRRQGIGTELMRQLRAEAASSSSTEVKTRFTFAAGTGEDANPAEVFTMAMGMAPIMRSRLVVVEPEALSLPVFDDNGLTLEEIATGSVELTRVVADFYNATHAWDRSEMTLGRAQTMLLGDHTGAKGCIVLRDKPKAQGGRILTFAVSYEPARVDAPADVLIGWDPALADVDIRDSVRGLLAMLVHQYPVQVEVDDSMEPLSDLVDALLVSGSATVIAATIVVATDAGENSGEESSVDASEADAD; from the coding sequence ATGGATTCCGCAACACTGCCCGAAGGTTTTACGATTCGTCCGTGGGAAGACGGGGATGACCTGCGCCTCCTTGAGGTGTGGGGCGATCCCACGAGCCCGCAGGCTCACGAAGACCGCACCATGTTGCGCGCCAACTCGAACGAACCCTGGGCGCGCACTCTTGTAGTCGAGGATCAGGGAATCCCGGTCGCCGCCGGAACCATCTACGCTTCCTCACTGCACCCGGACCGCAACTGGGTCTACGTGGAAGTCGCTCGCGAGCACCGTCGCCAAGGAATTGGTACGGAACTGATGCGTCAGCTGCGTGCTGAAGCTGCGTCGTCGTCCTCCACCGAAGTGAAAACCCGCTTCACGTTCGCCGCCGGAACCGGTGAGGACGCGAATCCGGCCGAAGTATTCACGATGGCCATGGGGATGGCACCCATCATGCGTTCGCGCCTGGTAGTGGTGGAACCCGAGGCACTGTCCTTGCCGGTGTTCGATGACAACGGGCTCACGCTCGAAGAAATCGCGACCGGATCCGTGGAGCTCACGCGTGTGGTGGCGGATTTCTACAACGCGACGCACGCGTGGGATCGTTCCGAGATGACGCTAGGCCGCGCGCAAACCATGTTGCTGGGCGATCACACCGGCGCCAAGGGTTGCATTGTTCTTCGCGACAAGCCCAAGGCGCAGGGCGGCCGGATTCTCACGTTCGCCGTGAGCTACGAGCCCGCTCGCGTGGACGCCCCCGCCGATGTGCTCATTGGGTGGGATCCCGCGCTCGCCGACGTAGATATCCGCGACAGCGTGCGCGGCCTGCTGGCCATGCTGGTCCACCAATATCCGGTGCAGGTAGAAGTGGACGATTCCATGGAGCCGCTCTCCGATCTGGTGGATGCGCTCTTGGTAAGCGGATCAGCCACCGTGATCGCCGCGACCATTGTGGTAGCCACGGATGCCGGGGAGAACTCCGGTGAGGAAAGCTCCGTTGACGCCTCGGAAGCGGACGCTGACTAG
- a CDS encoding MetQ/NlpA family ABC transporter substrate-binding protein produces the protein MTITEERTTEPSGEHGFTITKKKKWPWAVGGVVAIAAIAAGIAFGANSGAKSPNEIAGATLTVVTAEGNHAEQALVNYVAEEIAPKYGIKVEFKGLADSTTLNRAVSTGEVAATVYQHKLWLAQVLEANPDFKEEAAIPVFRWGFGIWSEKYKSVEDIPNGATISLYSDPANEAQGLWLLERAGLITLKDGINKWEATQKDIAENPKNIKFKLLDFAAQSRSLPDLGAAVGYTEYYVSAKVDISKQIFAPPAPDEFAGQLTIGSEYKDTENIQNLIKAFQDPAVQEYLRTDPAVKDLLLPVDN, from the coding sequence ATGACCATCACAGAAGAACGCACTACCGAGCCTTCGGGCGAACACGGCTTCACCATCACCAAGAAAAAGAAGTGGCCGTGGGCCGTGGGTGGCGTCGTCGCTATCGCGGCGATCGCGGCCGGCATTGCCTTCGGTGCAAACTCAGGCGCCAAGTCCCCTAACGAAATCGCGGGCGCAACCCTCACCGTCGTCACCGCCGAAGGTAACCACGCTGAGCAGGCCCTCGTGAACTACGTTGCCGAGGAAATTGCACCGAAGTACGGCATCAAGGTGGAATTCAAGGGTCTCGCCGATTCCACCACGCTAAACCGCGCGGTCTCCACGGGCGAGGTTGCGGCGACCGTCTATCAGCACAAGCTCTGGCTGGCCCAGGTTCTTGAAGCCAACCCGGATTTCAAGGAAGAAGCAGCCATCCCCGTGTTCCGATGGGGCTTTGGCATCTGGAGTGAGAAGTACAAGAGCGTCGAGGACATCCCGAACGGCGCCACCATCTCGCTCTACTCGGATCCAGCTAATGAGGCTCAGGGTCTCTGGTTGCTCGAGCGCGCCGGCCTGATCACCCTCAAGGATGGCATCAACAAGTGGGAAGCCACCCAGAAGGACATCGCCGAGAACCCGAAGAACATCAAGTTCAAGCTCCTCGACTTCGCGGCACAGTCCCGCTCCTTGCCTGACTTGGGTGCAGCCGTGGGTTACACCGAGTACTACGTCTCCGCGAAGGTGGACATCTCCAAGCAGATCTTCGCCCCACCAGCACCGGATGAGTTCGCCGGCCAGCTGACCATCGGTTCCGAGTACAAGGACACCGAGAACATTCAGAACCTCATCAAGGCGTTCCAGGATCCCGCCGTGCAGGAATACTTGCGCACTGATCCAGCCGTGAAAGATCTCTTGTTGCCGGTGGACAACTAA
- a CDS encoding methionine ABC transporter permease — translation MGVTSSLLPSTLIGSVVAGGPRPASALSDTALADLPALLLPALGETLTMVGIVMVLVVAIGTPIAVCLHNMAPGGLFENPKVYGILSWIVNIGRSLPFLVLMAAIVPFTRFITGTNIGIAAAVVPMTLAGIPFFARIVENSLRDVPRSVTQAAKASGGSTLQIIRTAQLGEAVPAIMGGLTINTIAMIEYSAIAGTIGAGGIGYVAVTYGYQRFDNTVMLATVILLILLVTTVQLVGDRLVKVTTPHLRRRA, via the coding sequence GTGGGCGTAACTTCATCACTTCTTCCAAGCACTCTCATCGGCTCCGTTGTCGCCGGAGGCCCTCGGCCTGCGAGCGCGCTCTCTGACACGGCGCTTGCGGATCTTCCGGCGCTGTTGCTTCCCGCGCTCGGGGAAACGTTGACCATGGTGGGCATCGTGATGGTGCTCGTGGTGGCTATCGGCACCCCGATCGCCGTGTGTCTTCACAACATGGCGCCGGGCGGACTGTTTGAGAATCCCAAGGTGTACGGAATTCTCAGCTGGATCGTCAACATTGGCCGGTCCTTACCGTTCTTGGTCCTCATGGCCGCCATCGTGCCGTTCACGCGCTTCATCACGGGAACGAACATCGGCATCGCCGCTGCAGTAGTTCCCATGACGCTGGCAGGTATCCCGTTCTTCGCGCGCATTGTGGAGAACTCGCTGCGCGATGTTCCACGGTCGGTCACCCAGGCTGCGAAAGCGTCCGGAGGTTCCACCCTGCAGATCATCCGTACCGCTCAGCTTGGCGAAGCGGTGCCGGCGATCATGGGCGGCCTGACCATCAACACCATCGCGATGATCGAGTACTCGGCCATCGCAGGAACCATCGGTGCCGGTGGAATCGGCTACGTCGCCGTGACCTACGGCTACCAGCGCTTTGACAACACGGTCATGCTCGCGACCGTCATCCTCTTGATCCTTCTTGTTACCACCGTCCAGTTGGTAGGCGACCGGCTGGTGAAGGTCACCACGCCGCATTTGCGTCGTCGCGCCTAA
- a CDS encoding methionine ABC transporter ATP-binding protein, translated as MISLRQLTKVYGHGPDAVTVLENLDIEVASGEILAVVGPSGAGKSTLAQCISLLERPTSGSVIVNGEELSGLSEAKLRVARRRIGTVFQSASLLSRKTAAENVALPLEYLGVTKAETKARVDELLDRVGLSHRANHYPFELSGGQRQRVGIARALALRPSVLLSDEATSGLDPETTRSVVKLVRELRDDLNLAVVFITHEMDTVLQVADSAARLDHGRIVEQGRLVDLLTNHDSALGRALQPNLNPSAPLLGTRSWVVTYDSRTVPADWLQRVSADIGEPVALLAATIQSIDGVGTGNATVGVAASDDVAVELAFARYGLQATLLTSAEAASATNSAAGSSSTSATPDTKEAALWA; from the coding sequence ATGATTAGTCTGCGCCAACTCACGAAAGTGTATGGTCACGGCCCTGATGCCGTGACGGTGCTGGAAAACCTCGATATTGAGGTTGCTTCCGGCGAAATCCTGGCTGTTGTGGGCCCTTCGGGTGCCGGTAAGAGCACCCTTGCCCAGTGCATCAGTCTGCTGGAACGCCCGACGTCCGGCAGCGTGATCGTCAACGGCGAAGAGCTGTCCGGTCTGTCCGAGGCAAAACTACGCGTGGCGCGCCGTCGTATTGGCACCGTGTTCCAATCCGCAAGCCTCCTCTCCCGCAAAACCGCAGCCGAGAATGTTGCGTTGCCGCTCGAGTACTTGGGCGTCACGAAAGCCGAAACTAAGGCTCGCGTGGACGAGCTGTTGGACCGAGTGGGCTTGTCCCACCGCGCCAACCACTACCCGTTCGAACTTTCCGGCGGACAACGTCAGCGCGTGGGCATTGCCCGCGCTCTGGCCTTGCGACCCAGCGTGTTGCTCTCTGATGAGGCCACCTCCGGGCTGGATCCTGAGACCACCCGTTCGGTGGTCAAGCTGGTGCGGGAACTGCGCGATGATCTGAACTTGGCGGTGGTGTTCATTACTCACGAGATGGACACCGTGCTTCAGGTAGCGGACTCCGCGGCGCGTCTTGATCACGGCAGGATTGTGGAGCAGGGGCGTCTGGTCGATCTGCTGACGAATCACGATTCGGCTCTGGGCCGCGCACTTCAGCCCAACCTGAACCCGTCCGCTCCCCTGCTGGGAACTCGCTCCTGGGTGGTCACGTACGATTCGCGCACCGTTCCCGCCGACTGGTTGCAACGGGTCTCGGCGGATATTGGCGAGCCGGTGGCCTTGCTGGCGGCAACTATCCAGAGCATCGACGGCGTCGGCACCGGAAACGCCACGGTTGGCGTTGCTGCCAGCGATGACGTTGCCGTGGAGCTGGCGTTCGCGAGGTACGGATTGCAGGCGACGCTCTTGACGTCGGCCGAAGCCGCCTCCGCGACGAACTCAGCCGCCGGCTCCTCCTCTACCTCTGCAACTCCGGACACGAAGGAGGCCGCGCTGTGGGCGTAA
- the sfnG gene encoding dimethylsulfone monooxygenase SfnG → MSQVDVTPVADLETPLKFAYWVPNVSGGLVISTIEQRTSWDFEYNKKLARIAENVGFEYALSQTRYAASYGAAKQHEATAFTLGLLGATERLKIIAAVHPGMWHPGVLAKWLITADHISNGRAAVNIVSGWLKDEFTNFGLPWLEHDERYVRTEEFISILRGLLTEKDFSFEGKYYNIKDFTLSPAPLDIPGRPHPEIFFGGNSTAAQAAAGHTADWYFSNGRSLEGFRDNIAGVVAAAESGKRTAPQKPRFGINGFVIARDTEKEATETLREIIAKAHRPAVEGFASAVKEAGQSTKDGKGMWEDSSFEDLVQYNDGFRSELIGTPEQIAERIVDFKKIGVNLVLTGYLHFQEEVESFGRDVLPIVRELEADLARKNGTELNTSLLPVVNLEGASA, encoded by the coding sequence ATGAGCCAAGTTGATGTCACCCCAGTAGCCGACCTCGAGACGCCACTGAAGTTCGCGTACTGGGTACCCAACGTCTCCGGTGGACTAGTCATCTCCACCATCGAACAGCGCACCAGCTGGGACTTCGAATACAACAAGAAGCTCGCGCGCATCGCCGAAAACGTCGGCTTCGAATACGCGCTCTCCCAGACCCGCTACGCCGCGAGCTACGGTGCTGCCAAGCAGCACGAGGCCACCGCCTTCACGCTCGGCCTCCTCGGCGCCACCGAACGCCTCAAGATCATCGCCGCCGTTCACCCCGGCATGTGGCACCCCGGCGTGCTCGCCAAGTGGCTCATCACCGCAGATCACATTTCCAACGGCCGCGCCGCCGTGAACATCGTGTCCGGCTGGCTCAAGGACGAATTCACGAACTTCGGTCTTCCGTGGCTTGAGCACGATGAGCGCTACGTTCGCACCGAAGAATTCATCTCCATCCTGCGCGGACTGCTCACGGAGAAGGACTTCTCCTTCGAGGGCAAGTACTACAACATCAAGGACTTCACGCTCTCCCCCGCGCCGCTGGATATCCCAGGTCGCCCGCACCCGGAGATCTTCTTCGGCGGAAACTCCACCGCGGCTCAGGCTGCCGCCGGCCACACCGCTGACTGGTACTTCTCCAATGGCCGCTCGCTGGAAGGTTTCCGCGACAACATCGCAGGCGTCGTGGCGGCCGCCGAATCCGGCAAGCGCACGGCACCGCAGAAGCCACGCTTTGGCATCAACGGTTTCGTGATCGCTCGCGATACGGAGAAGGAAGCCACCGAGACCTTGCGCGAGATCATCGCGAAGGCGCACCGCCCAGCCGTTGAGGGCTTCGCATCCGCGGTCAAGGAAGCCGGCCAGTCCACGAAGGACGGCAAGGGCATGTGGGAGGACTCGAGCTTCGAGGATCTTGTCCAGTACAACGATGGTTTCCGCAGCGAACTCATTGGCACTCCGGAACAGATCGCCGAACGCATTGTGGACTTCAAGAAGATCGGCGTGAACCTGGTTCTCACCGGCTATTTGCACTTCCAGGAAGAGGTTGAGTCTTTCGGTCGCGACGTGCTGCCGATCGTGCGCGAACTCGAGGCTGACTTGGCCCGCAAGAACGGCACCGAGCTCAACACCAGCCTCCTGCCCGTCGTAAACCTCGAAGGCGCCTCCGCTTAG
- a CDS encoding TM2 domain-containing protein, whose protein sequence is MSNTSYPSGAASSPDYAEQPNPYATNPYAAGPQQYPSASGKSFLVTWLLSLLIGYFGADRFYLGKIGTGVLKLVTLGGLGIWYLVDLIMTLAGATRDKAGRRLEGYEKQKKVAWIVSAIVVVFGMITGQQNFDGGTSSSFSSSASDSSTTTPAAAASSAPADAASASAETAVETTVTETPAAEETAAEETVAEEAVAEETLAEEPEGSGAAAWAAGKFGEFATITKKGTGDTVIKLPAGVTTAMVTATYNGEGNFAVIGLDEANDSTDLLVNTIGSYKGTTALGVNAFQEVKSLQVQASGPWTLSIETLGNAKAFASKGSGDAVMLYEGSSATLTATHRGEGNFAVFEENDELFNMGLLVNEIGNYSGTVPLSSGPSLIIVQADGSWTLATE, encoded by the coding sequence GTGTCTAACACTTCGTATCCTTCCGGCGCAGCTTCCTCTCCGGACTACGCCGAACAACCAAATCCATACGCGACTAATCCCTACGCGGCTGGCCCGCAGCAGTATCCTTCGGCTTCTGGCAAGTCCTTCCTTGTCACGTGGCTCTTGTCCTTGTTGATCGGCTACTTCGGCGCCGACCGCTTCTACCTCGGCAAGATCGGCACGGGCGTTCTCAAGCTCGTGACCCTCGGTGGGCTCGGCATCTGGTACCTCGTGGATCTGATCATGACCCTCGCGGGTGCCACGCGGGACAAGGCGGGTCGTCGCCTTGAAGGCTATGAGAAGCAAAAGAAGGTCGCGTGGATTGTCTCGGCAATCGTCGTGGTGTTCGGCATGATCACCGGCCAGCAGAACTTTGATGGCGGTACGTCGTCCTCGTTTAGTTCTTCGGCTTCAGATTCCAGTACGACGACGCCTGCTGCGGCCGCGTCGTCAGCTCCGGCTGATGCGGCCTCGGCTTCTGCGGAAACTGCCGTTGAAACGACCGTGACCGAAACTCCGGCAGCGGAAGAAACAGCAGCCGAGGAAACGGTTGCTGAAGAAGCAGTTGCTGAAGAAACTTTGGCCGAGGAGCCCGAAGGCTCTGGTGCCGCCGCCTGGGCCGCCGGAAAGTTCGGCGAGTTCGCCACCATCACCAAGAAAGGCACGGGCGATACCGTCATCAAGTTGCCCGCTGGCGTGACCACCGCGATGGTGACGGCAACCTACAACGGTGAAGGCAACTTCGCGGTGATCGGACTGGATGAGGCGAATGATTCCACCGATCTGCTCGTGAACACTATCGGCTCCTACAAGGGCACCACGGCCCTCGGCGTAAACGCGTTCCAAGAGGTGAAGAGCCTTCAGGTTCAAGCGAGCGGTCCGTGGACTCTGAGCATCGAAACGCTCGGCAACGCCAAGGCTTTCGCATCGAAGGGTTCCGGTGACGCCGTGATGTTGTACGAAGGTTCTTCGGCAACGCTCACCGCAACACATAGGGGCGAAGGCAACTTCGCTGTCTTCGAGGAAAACGACGAGCTCTTCAACATGGGCTTGCTGGTCAACGAGATCGGCAACTACTCCGGCACGGTACCCCTGTCATCCGGACCGTCGTTGATCATCGTCCAGGCGGACGGATCGTGGACACTCGCCACTGAATAA